The sequence GAAAAGGGGACCGTAATCTGTATTCCGGTTTTAAATGTTTTTGGTTTTTTGAACCAGACCCGTGAATTTCCCGATGGGAAAGATCTGAATCGTTATTTTCCGGGTTCGGCAAAAGGTTCATTAGCCAGCCAATTTGCCTACACTTTTATGCAGGAAATTGTCCCTCATGCCAACTATTGTATCGATTTTCATACCGGTGGCTCAAACAGGTTTAATATTCCACAGATTCGTATTTCCAGAAACGATGAAACTTTGCTGCAACTTGCCAAAGCTTTTCATCCACATTTTATTGTGTATGCAAAAAACCGCGACAAGTCTTTTCGTGAATCGGCAACCGCTAAAGGTTTAAAGGTTTTGTTGTTTGAAGGCGGGAAATCACTTGATTTTAACAATGCTGTAACAGAGGCAGGACTGAATGGAATTATGCGTGTAATGGATGCCATTGGTATGCGCGACTATTCTACCAGTATAAACCAAAACAGTTTAAAAGATCCGATTTTAATCGAAGATTCGTATTGGCACAGAGCACGGCATTCAGGATTGTTTCGCTCTTTTATTAACGGCGGTGAATACATACTAAAAGGGCATACGCTGGGAAGTATCTCGGATCCCTTTGGTGAATTTGAATACCTGATAAAAGCCAAAACCAACGGGCATATTATTGGCCTGAATTACTCGCCTATCGTTACCGAAGGTGATGCTCTTTATCATATCGGGAATTGAATGTGTTTTATTAATTGTCTTAATTTTTAATCTAACTTCAAATGGAAAAGAATTCAAACTCGCGTTATCTGGTTCTTGCAGTTCGCCGTTTCTTACGCCACATTTTAAGTATTAAAGACGGCACCGATGTTCAGGCTACAATTGAAGGAATAAAACGCGACATTGGATTTCGTGGTCCTACTGCCTGGATTCTTATTTTCTCGATTTTTATTGCCAGTATCGGGTTAAATGTAAACTCTACAGCAGTAATTATCGGAGCCATGCTTATTTCGCCGTTAATGGGGCCCATTTTGGGTATTGGTTTGTCGATTGGTACCAACGATTTTGAGACCCTTTTGCGCTCGCTTAAAAACCTGGGGATTGCTGTTTCAATAGCACTAATAACCTCCACGCTTTACTTTTCAATCACACCTTTAAATATTGAGCAGTCTGAATTATTGGCTCGTACACAACCCACAATTCTCGATGTGTTGGTGGCCTTGTTTGGTGGTTTTGCAGGTATTGTAGCCGGTTCGCGAAAAGAAAAATCAAGTGTAATTCCGGGGGTAGCAATTGCCACCGCTCTGATGCCGCCACTTTGTACTGCAGGCTATGGACTTGCCACATTGAAAATGAATTATTTCTTTGGGGCATTCTATCTCTTTTTTATAAACTCGGTGTTTATTAGTCTGGCCACATTTCTGGTGGTTAAGTACCTTAAATTTCCACATGTATCGTTTTTAAATCCGGTAAAAGCAAAAAGGTATCGTATTGTTTTAGTCTTATTCCTGATAATTACGATAATTCCGAGTGGTGTAATTTTTTACCGCGTAATTCAGGAAACCCGATTCAATATTGCCTCTGAGAATTTTATCACCGAGAAATGTTACTTCGAGGGTTCAGAGTTAATTAGTAAGAAGGTTTCTTATTCCGATACATTATCGGTTATCGATTTGTATTATCTTGGTAATGATGTAAGTGAGGAGCGAAAATTGTATCTTCAGGATATGTTATCGAATTACGGTTTGGTAGGGAAAAGCCGTTTCCCAATAACCAAACAAACCATAGTCAGGGTGCATCAGGAAACCGACATGTCTGCTGATTTTGAACAAAGAATGGCTGATTTAAACAATAATTTGCGCCTGAATATTTTAGAGGATATTTATACGAAAAACGAACAAACGATACGCGATAAAGACCTGAAAATAAAATTACTCGAGGATGAGGTTATAAGGTTGGGGAAAACGGATACGATACCTTACCAACAAGTAAGCAGGGAAATT comes from uncultured Draconibacterium sp. and encodes:
- a CDS encoding DUF389 domain-containing protein: MEKNSNSRYLVLAVRRFLRHILSIKDGTDVQATIEGIKRDIGFRGPTAWILIFSIFIASIGLNVNSTAVIIGAMLISPLMGPILGIGLSIGTNDFETLLRSLKNLGIAVSIALITSTLYFSITPLNIEQSELLARTQPTILDVLVALFGGFAGIVAGSRKEKSSVIPGVAIATALMPPLCTAGYGLATLKMNYFFGAFYLFFINSVFISLATFLVVKYLKFPHVSFLNPVKAKRYRIVLVLFLIITIIPSGVIFYRVIQETRFNIASENFITEKCYFEGSELISKKVSYSDTLSVIDLYYLGNDVSEERKLYLQDMLSNYGLVGKSRFPITKQTIVRVHQETDMSADFEQRMADLNNNLRLNILEDIYTKNEQTIRDKDLKIKLLEDEVIRLGKTDTIPYQQVSREIKYHFNEVDRYSFAKATQVINIGDTLRMDTIPLFAVSFNSQLGANEKEDLKTRISDWLQIRLNTKGIRVIEY
- a CDS encoding succinylglutamate desuccinylase/aspartoacylase family protein, with product MKILNREIMPGESVQINLDTVRLHTRTRINVPVIIERAKEDGPVLLINAGIHGDEVNGVEIVRKAISSNMLRPEKGTVICIPVLNVFGFLNQTREFPDGKDLNRYFPGSAKGSLASQFAYTFMQEIVPHANYCIDFHTGGSNRFNIPQIRISRNDETLLQLAKAFHPHFIVYAKNRDKSFRESATAKGLKVLLFEGGKSLDFNNAVTEAGLNGIMRVMDAIGMRDYSTSINQNSLKDPILIEDSYWHRARHSGLFRSFINGGEYILKGHTLGSISDPFGEFEYLIKAKTNGHIIGLNYSPIVTEGDALYHIGN